The sequence TATAACCCACACTGTGTAAAAGAGACAGCTCGCACAATGGGTCCAAGTAAAGTCGTTTAATTGTGTCTGCTGCAGCTCGGCATATACAACAATTTAAGATATTAgaagagatgtattttgcaGTGTACCACACGTATTTCTTCAAAAattctcagctgccatagttcaacaGCGTGTTCAACCGCACCAtcgtttccatttaaaaaatgttttgctgcgTTTTACCGGTGCTGAATGCAGCCGAGGTTATAACTGCAGGTTGTGGCCACAAGGATGGAACTGGTACAGGAATtaacatattcattttcatgttgttAACTCGAATGTTTTTTGCTCTCAGGTTTTtaattctctcccttgcttacttcagctttaatcctcctctAACAGGGGTGATACAAGTGCGATATTACATTTCCCATAAGGCTGAGCGGTAGCATTAATGGTTACGTCGGTCCGCACTATAAAGACGCGGTGGTGTGTTTGATAGTTTCTGTACGGGCTATATCTAGTAGCGTAACCTGCGCTCCACGGTGTCTGTCTGTATGATGACTCTCTGCTTATTTGAGTTTGCAAACAAGTGTGTGTGAGTTCAGGTAGTTAAaggtatttaatataaatgtaggaCTTGTTGAATTAATGTATTTGTTGAATTAAGGTATTCAGTTTTGTAGTATTTGTTTTACAGGTCTAGCACGACTATTGCTACtatttttgaatttattttggtGGTGTAttacactatttatttttgatacAGAGCTCTTTCAGCTCTTACCACTTACAGTTGTGCCCGGCGGGAGACCAGTGGTTTGTCACAAGTGTATGACTGTTCATTTATATATGAGGTTTATGGTCGTATGCCTTTCTAACACTTTTAATTCTATGTGAAATTTGATAAGTTGTGATTGTAATAAAACTACTTGTAAGGTCAAGAAAGTCTTCACTACAGTTTGTGGCCATTTATTAGTCTGCTCCTAGTGGGCAGGTTACACTCCCATCAACATGACCTGGTGTACTAACAGTACTGACTAgagtgttgacaaaatgtttacatgctctcctactttttaagtacatttggataaaagcatctgccaaatgtgaaAGATTACGACGCACAGAGAACTGCAGAAGTAAACTGAATTTATGGTGTAAGTTTTGGAAGTTATAGTGTCCTAGGTATAAGGAAACAATATTTTACCTTCATGTAATAAATGGGTTAGgaatatatttatactgtagtacaaagcaataagcaaatcagcctactaccatctcagaaacatagccagaatcagatgttttcgTCCCAAACATAGATTTAGAGAAATTATAACTAATCTaatagattactgtaatggactgcttacaggtcttcccaaaaagaccatcagacagctgcagctcatacagaacgctgctgtcAGGATTCTggccagaaccaaaaaatctgagcatgtcactccaatcctcaggtccttacactggttaccagttacttttagaatcaacttcaaagtattattaattgtctataaatcacttaatggtctaggacccaaatacatctcagatatgctcattgaatataaaccaaacttattatttttatacatacactcacatgtttaatcaattttattgctgttttattgtttcttaaaatctaaagtatttgtgaccttaaatcatttgcattttaaaaatacgtcttatttctttctgtcaatcattttatgtaaagcactttgaattgcccttgtgtatgaaatgtgctataaataaacttgccttgccttgtctatgtatttaaaaactaaGAGTTAACTATTTTAGTATTACGTGGAATGCATACAcagttatattattttacagtagacgaacacaaaccagaagttaaTTGGGGGTCAGGCGTGCGTACATCCTATTAAACGGTCTATAGCAGCTTCTAGCTGTGTGTCATGGCTCCATTGTATGACCTACATTTCAACACAATCGCCTAAGTCTCAACTAATAAGCTCTCCCTattcttcataaacatttaactttGATCAAAGTCACAGAGTGCAGCTGTGTCACATCAAAGGAGactgagactggtttctcctGAGTTTGCTTTtcatccatttatttatcattggcgTTTGGGTTCCTCCCCACaaggcagtgttggcttgctcaccgggagactgcttTTGTTAGAtattactagaatgatcttgcttctATAAACACCaagcactgtgctgtgttttaccttttctgtgttttactgtttttcttattttcttctgtaaagcttctttgtaacaatgcacattgtgaaaagcgctatatgaataaaattgaatcttattgaaaatgtaaatcaaaGTAAAAACCAATACATGAGGTAAAAACTGCCAGTAGAGCTCTGAGACAGGACTGTATCAACACACAGATCTGAGGAAGACTTTGGAAAAAAATCTGCTGTATTGAAGGTTAACAGAAGCACAAGCCTCCATTCATTCTTAATGCAAATGACCATCAGTTGAAATGTTTGATGGCACTCAAGgtggatttttttgttattccaTGTTTTGGCTGATTTGCAAGTTCAAGTGGCCAAAATGCTGGAAAGAcatcaaaatgcaataaattttatttagaaatctATACAACATTTAAACGGGTAATATTTAATGGTACCATAGGTGGCTCTTGCACACCGTTTTCTTTGTGTCATTTAGggtttttaagaacatttagCTTATTCAAAAATATATCATCATCTGATATTGAAATTCACAGTTCATTTGGATTATGTGCAAGGTAGCACAGGGTGTAGCGTGTATACTGTAAACTACATCGTATcacatgttttacaaaaatattatgaaaaaacaTATTGCTTGTTCCTCATAATGTTTAAATCAGATCATTACATCAGTAACTTTTGAAAGAATATGTAGGTCTATCAAATGATATTTGTTATCAGTTGTTAGCAACATGACGaggaacattttatttatttcatttcattaaatgtatttctatattgtttttgaaatgctttgtttattcaAACAAAAGTGCACACGTTTTCATTAACAGTAAAGTCTGACATTATAAACGTCAGATCAAGAGCAGGGGGCTGTGTGCGGAAATGGCCTGTAGCATAGGccttcatttcttttgtttaaacttGGTCAACAGACCTGGAACAATTTCATAGGTATTTACTGAAAGTCAATTCATACCCATAGTACAGATCTAacatataatcatttaaatgacCTTGTATGTTTCAGGATAATGCCAATGCAAAGGGTTATGCAATATGTCTGTTCAGCTGCCAAGCCCTCAAGTGCTTTGTTATGGTGTAAAGCCACAACAGGTTTTTTTACTTCGGACGTGAAATCTGACTGTTGTCGTCCTGAGAATCTGAAGACTGGATTATGTACACTAATTTGTAGGACTAGATAgccttatttttaaaagtgtttaaagtcAGAATTTGTTAGACCAATCGTTTCTAACGGACCCACCTGGACAGGTATTTTAATACCCACcagaataaagaaaattgtCTTCATTTAGtagtaaatgttatttttattgcattgcGTGAATAAAATTAAAGGTTAATTGTCGCACCAAAATATATGATACAAAAGCATTGTCAGTATTACAGTAGTTATTAACTGCACAGTTCATGTTTAATTTACCACGACGGCAAAGGTGACTTTCTGCAACCCAGTGACATTGACATCAACAACAAGGAGCACAAAAATGTCAATCCTTAAGCTTCATTCTAAACAGAAGTCTAAACACAACAAGCAACTAACagtgaaaacaacaacagcattAAGACAGCAAATGTTAAAACAGGAAAAGTCTGTTACTCACTGGACCATTAAATAATCTGAGTTATACCTTAATGCTCAATGCTcagtctgaatttttttaactaaagTACAAAAAAATGGTTTCAAACATTCAGTGAAATGAAATACagtgaattaatttaaaatacattacatttatttatttggcagatgcttttatattaaatgattttgaATCTAGTCATGGTTTTGTATGAACTCTTCAGTCTAAACTGCAGTCATCTACCTTTAACACACAGGTGCCCGGTTACTTGAAAACCTGTGGAATGGGAATGAGTGCGGCATATTTGAGTTTTGCTGCTTTGACTGAGATTATAAAACAAGTTTGTATTGGTCATTTCACCTATTCGGAGGTTTTCTCAAGGAGAACCAGCTATTGCTTGAACAGTTCCTCCATCTCTTGAATCTCTCTGGAGACATCTAGACAAACACATGATGGATTTCAGCTGATACACACCTCAGTATTTGTGcttatttggaaaaataattaCTCTGTACTAAAgattatttattgaaatgtatttaattctACTTtcttgaaattaaatgtttcataCCCATCAGAGTGATTTTGCTGGTTTGTGAAAGCATGCGCTCCATTGATCTCTTCAGCTCTGATTCAAGAGTTGTCATTACATGCAGCTGTGTGTGCACAAGATAGAAGGTGCAGTATACACAACATATAGTATATTTCAAGAACATTTCATTGATTAATTGAAATCTCATGTAACTCACTCATCTGTAACATTTATTATTCACATTCATGGCAAAAATTTAAAATACCTTCAATTCGTTGAATGCCTGGAGTGTTTTCACTTTTCCCTCATTGAACATTCGATGTTTTAACTGTTCAATCGTTTCTATCATTACATTCTCCATCCTCTGCATGGCTCCATCTCCTATTATCTCTCCAGCTGCTAAATATTACAACATTTCATATTCATTCATGTTCTTAAAGGATAAAAGTGACATCATTTCTTTAATTGTCTtacatgtaataaaaaaaacatatgaattGGAAAAAGTCATGAGGAgtgacaattaaaataaaattatggtAAAAACTTTAACTGCATGATTAGGtcttaaattaatttcattttaattcattttaatatttaactcTAGACAAACAACTTTTATGTGGATGTTTATGGTGGTTTACTTTCATAGCCAGGAGCCATTTGCCTCCGAATGGTTGTTTGGACAGAAAAGTAgatttcctttttcttttctaCGATGTATCTGCTGAGTGATGCCTTCAGTTTGGTTTCCTATTTTGAGGGTTCAGTGTAATAatgttaaaacaatgcaaatgtaCCCAAAACTTTCTCCAGCTTTTTCAATCAAGCTTTGTCCCCTTATATCATACACATCCCACAGACACACCATTCGTAAAGCATATACTAAAGCCCACAATTGCCATTGTAGAACTGGTCTTACAGTGTTTCATTCTGCTTCAGTCTTTTGAATGCTTGCTATCAGTGCTTTAAGGGAAAATCTTATTTGATCACTGTTTTCAATATATTCTTGTTGTACTGGCTGCTGAGAACTTATTTGTTCTCTCCGTGTAATTTCTTTAGAATAAATTCCCTGACCGtggataaaaaacaaatacactgGACAACATCACTCACCTGTGTTTTGATAAAGATTTGAATAGCATGTAGCAGGGGTGATGTTGGGGAGAAGGACTTGATGATGCTGAACTTGTCAAGCTTGTCTTGCATTGATTTCACTGTTTTGTCAGTATCATCAACACTGGAgccatgaaaaataaaaaagttgaatttgattaaaacatTGCAGAGATAAATAATGTATTACCACTGATTAATAGTGACCAGAAAAGGTCATCCAGTTGAATCACTCCTACAGCATTTTACTTTGATCTTCACGAACACCAATAAATTATCATGTTTTGTTCTTTCCATAAGTTTCTGTATATTAATGCACTCGCTTGAGAATGAGTGTCATATAGCTCTATATCAGCATGGCTGTGATTAGTCCAGAGGCACGAGGCTGAGTACAGCAGACGATCACAGCCATGCTGATATAGAGCCATATCACACCACTACGAgatattgcatttatacaacagttcAATGGCAGAAGTGAGTAgataaatcaaacataaaatctgagttttttttaaaccctccagttttttaaaggaaatgggGAACGACTTCCTTACGCCACAAATTCCAGCCTAGCATAAAAGTTAAACAAACCTCTGTTACCAATTGCAAACCCCCACGTCTTTTGCCGATAAGCTTCAGTCTATCCGTTTCAAAATAAGGAAAGAACCTCAGTCAGCATTTGCACATATTTGAGGCATTCAACAATGCCCATCTGAAGTGCTGTCTGTTTGCTGAACTTTCACCTCCTGCCCTTCATCAGCAGTTTGCACTTGTCTTCTActctctctatttctttctctctctctctctctatctctctttctctctctggttATAAGGCGGTCCGCGACCAACTTGTTCAGGTGCATAGGCCTACTGCCACTACTGTACCAGGATGTGAAATGGTTTCACTTTGTTTCATAAATCCAACTCAGTTTAGTGCGGAGTGATACAAATGGTGAATCGGTTCTGTGATGATACTTTTTGCATTTCAGCCAATTAATATTCAAGAACCAGAAATAAATCgtttgcataaataaaaagattgttGAGCCAACATTGCTAAATTGTATTGATAACATTTCTTAACTAACTAAGGGGAGACACTTCCATATGATATGAAGGAGAGGAACTTACGGAAACATCAATTCAAACTCCTTAGTTATGTTGTCATACATGTGTTTGGACAAACACTTGTTCAAATCTAATGGCTCGTTCCAGTTTCTTGGCCAGTAGGATCCTCCTCTCACACACATGGCTCGAAAAACTCTGTGGAatcctttgttattttttggcCGAACCTTAAAGAAAACTGCAGTTAGAAAGCAAAAAAGCTGCATCTCAACATTAAACTCCTAAGGGTAGAATAATGTAGCCGAAAAGGTACAACATTATattactgtttgttttatatacCTGTCAAGGTACAAAAAAGAATCTAAGAGTACCATCCCAGTGACAGAAAGGCAAAATTTTAAACCTTTTGTATGCACAACTTTCACATTCAAACTCCACTTACAGATAATAACATGTGCTGTGTGGTCTTAACACTCAATCTCACTGATTCTTCTACACCCTTTGAGAGACATCGGCTCAGATTCTCATGAAgtgctttaaaatgaacatcCAGCAGCTTCAGTTCCTTCTCTATGTTCTTCTGAAGATCTTCAAGGACTTTTGtcttattaaaacacacaataatagAAAATGTGAATTAcagaattattgtaaataattatttctaaacacatttgcacgcaaattattatttaatctgATTCATACcatgtttttatctttatcCAGTTGGACACTTTGGATCAAGGACAAAACTCCTTTTGCTTCATTGATATAATCTCCGTTGAGTTTTTGGTTGATGCTCTTGTTTAGGTTTATCATGATATACTTTAGTTTTGGGATCTCTacaagatcatttaaaaaatgtatttcattatttaaataatgataaaatgtcTGAATAATAAAACAGCACACTTTCTCTGCATCATAGGTACCTGTTTCAGAAGGCTTCAGGTGTGAATTCTCATCAAAAAATGCTGTGGCGCTAACTGTGAAAACATCAATGATGAATCGTTCCTTTGATtcctgcaaataaataaaaaacacatcacaaacaccGCTGACAACACACTCAAAAACTCTTCTGTCAAAATCAAACTTTAAATGACAGACCAAACCGCAAAAACACAGACTGTTCCATAACCTATTACTTAAAACAACTTTACAACATTTTCAACTTTATCACAAAGTTCAGAAAATATAGCCCTAGTTTTGCAGAAAAGccttagtttaaaccaggataAAACCTTAGTTAAATTAAGATATAGATGCTAGGAAAGTTATTTTAAGACagcacaaacatacattttagatacaaacatacaaattcttatattaataaaatcatcttacaCAAAGAGTATAACTGTACATGAAATCCAAAGGGAAAGGTTGATCAAGTTAATCAAACAGGAACTACCATTGGGAAAAATTACCTATAGGTAAGAAACTAGAGATAAGAGGCCAATATGAGCTGAGAGAGAAAAATGGTAAGggtgtttagttttgtttagtttagtttagtttagtttagtttagtttagttcagTTTCCAACAACAAGGAACCATAGATTACCATGATGTCATGATATACATACCTCACTTTTAGAAATTCccaatttttgtttaattgattTCTTTGCAAGGTCATTTCTGTGCAGTGTGCACTTTGTTTTTAGATCCTAAACCGCAATCAAAACATTAGAGATTGTAGAAAAACAGCTGACCGTAATGAATTGCTAAAGAACCATTTTTGCATGATTgagaaacataaacaaagaaTAATGCATTGTGATTTATTAAACAGTCAATGACAGCTGATATTTAAAAAGTCATATATGTTTACTTCTTGAGAAAGCAAAGTCTGTCAATAAAGTATATAACACAAGCTACAGTTTTCTCATTTACCAAACCATATCCTGGAATCTGGGCCTCAGTAAGTTTTGTAGATCTAAATAGAAATTGAGAGTAAATACAGAAGTCAATATTTATAGTAATTTTGGTTTACTGTGCAAAGATGCAGCTTAATGAAAAGACTTATTCTCACCTGAGGTATTCTGCTGTTTTCATATCATCAGTTTTAGTACAGATGAAGTTTATGTGTTTGCATTCTCCTCCAGGTCCCAAGTCTTCAATGCAGTGGTCTAATATTCCCCAAGGGTCTCTGTCTGTAACCGCTCGCTTGATGTCACTTACAATCCACACAGCAGTGCACTCTcttattttctaaaatatatatatataaacagagtaaagaTCATTATCTTTAcctgattacattttttgttaaaaatgtttttcaaaaatatattgtatctttttacagttttccaGAGGTCATCTCTGATCTTGTCGCAGTCTCCAGTCCCAGGAATATCAACAAGGACGATGTGCTCCATGAGATCACGACAGTTTGGGATCTTGATCGTCACACTCTTCACAAGCGGCCAGAAACAGCCACCAGAATTTGATACATTATGTTCTACGTAATGACTGACACAACTGACAAACTCAGAGGGctgttaaaaaaaggaaaagaaatagatttagaagttcaatttataaaatttgatattaataatattgtaaTGTGGTATGCATTTGATAAGAAGCAACTCAGAATCTCCCTGCGTTTAATTCCGAACTGATTCCGACTAAGACCTACACCCTTCAAAGAATAAAGCTCTTTATGTGAAAATCTTAATATGTACGTGTAGCCTGTTTAaagtcacccgttccgtatacgggacacctaagtttgtgtcaatattgtgcatgtaatttctaatcaaatcatgacaaactatatatcattggaaaggtcttaGAGTCTAGAATaaagatttctttggtgttttttaaaataatttatgtagggagagtaataaattatttttaataaagagtaTGCTAAGATTTTTATTATCCTTTTGCAACCCgtaattttttaatgaattttaaatcaaagaaaagcataaactttttcatttatttttcacgAATAAACCTAACAGTAtaccttatttttttaatgtgtgtgtgatttttttattttttgcaataatcatatacttttctttttcaaacgagaccaaccgtaagtctgtattccaaagaattggtgttaccgccattttagttccaacatgcgttttcatgtgtaggcccAAAAAGGGCTCCAACAGTTAACAGATTAaagaatcaaaacaaagaaacaataaaaaaacaaagtgatCTTTATTTGGAGTGACCTTTTGTACAGTGTCCCCTAATGAAGGGTTCTTAGGGGGGCGCCGTCAGGGGGGTGAAAGTTAGGATAATTCTAAGGGCCCTCACATTTAAGGACGCCCTTCATTAACGGTCTAATGCAGACAACCTATATTTAGAGGTGAACCCGTTTGAAAATTGAAGGATTTTGCAGTAGGGGGTACACATTTCTTTTCTTTACTGCATTTACAttcataatattttcaattgtaaatatgaaatatttaactTACATCACTCCTTGATATTTTCTTCCTACCAGTGGTCAGAACATTGTCAATATCAGTATATTTGTCATCTCTCTTCAGCTCCTCTAATGTTTTATTCTCAGCATCAGCTCCATACAAGGCAATGATCCTTTCTTTGAAAATTTCTGTTAATTGGTTATCCTCACCATTATCCGGTGAAGCAATCTCATTTTCCCATTCCTACAAGAGCACACATCATTAATCCATTGTTTCAGTCCGTTTTGTGTACATATGTCTGactaaacatacagtatttaaatgagCAAACCTCTTTAGAAATGAATTCAATCTCTGCTATGTAGTTGGAGTCATTCAGATTTGCCTCCACCTGAATTATAACAGCTGTACATGCACCAAAACCACCAGACGGCAGTAAAGACTCATCTCCCAGTACTGCGTTTAATAAAGAGCTTTTTCCTTCACCTGTCCTGCCAAAAATCCCAATGGTCGCCTTCTTTCTGTCTTTATCCATCTTTGAAATGGCATCTCTGTAAATCATGACAGACGGCATAAATTAGAAAACTGCTCTCAAAATTGCAAAAGaatcataaatatgttttaacacTTACAGAATGTGGGTTTTTATTGTAGTTGTGGTGTTGTCTGTGCCCTGGGTGGCCtgaacttttaatttaattctttCCATGATCCGCTTTGCTGTCTTCCATGGGACCATATCTGTGTTCCATGAGGGTAAGATTTATACTTAAAAAGATGAAAGTactatactaaaataaatataagagCTGCAGAAAATAGCTTTCTCTGATATTACTTGTccttttgtctcaaaatgcatgTGTCTAAAACCTATTTAATCTAAATGTACTAATTTAACTAatgcctagtcctggtttaatcTAATCCCTGTCCATGAACCACCccctaatgaaaaaaaaacaaattttgctGCTTGTCCAATTTACTTAATTTCAGTTGTAAATTGTTGATCTAAGTTAGCCTTagtctttttcatttttgtcacaacatgatttttttaaatattagtcaGTCTGGTAACTTAATCCATTCTTGTTGGGACTAAAGGAACGGATCGcccacttgtgtgcaggagagagagagcataagTTCGCAAAGGTcaggtgtttttttgttcactgcatttgggtgatgactGTGAACCGTGGATATAGCgctggagatcgtttgaaactgatagggagccgtcccagcggtaaaagatgccggacatgaacagcatgcagtgagtgaaacatGTCTGCGTTTTGTTGCCAATGGGTGCACACATCCTTTAGTTCAGCCTTCCCCTCCCCCCCCAGCATGCGCCCTATGTATCAATTTtctataaatttgatcaaacgaAATACTCTTCcaagatatgaagtatgcaagACTAATCTaaaggtactcaagattaatatgagattggcagaaaccgcgtGTGTTACGCCCACTTTAAGAtccataaacataaatattttattgtttgaaatGAAGGGCGACATGTACAATAAAGATGGTGTAGTTACATTTGGTATTTTAAGTAAGGGTCTAAAGTTCAACTACTCACACCTACCTCCATGAACTCTAAAGAGGAAATTGTCAAATAAAATCCTAGGTACAGTATGCCTATGTGATGTGCCAACTAACAGCTAGTGACTAGATTTCTAATATAAAAGACTTTCAATCTGTTCTGCCTATTTCTACGTTTTTGAATAGCAAGTGTTAAATTCAGAATTGACTTGCCTTTGATCAGCGATGACTCAtcatcatgttttcttttaacaCCTGTTGAAGAATTATCCATAGGATAGAGTATCATATAATAACAAGTAGtagtatataaaataataacaaattgtTTCCTAAATGACAAGCTGTAACACAAGCTGGCAAACATAAATGATTAATGTTATGAAAGATATTTACCTTGACTAGTAACTGTGATGTTGAGTGTTGAtgtaacagaaaaaaacatggcaaGTGTGAAATGGGTTAAACACAATGGTTTAACTAGTTTTTAATTCACTCTGAAGGGGGGAGTCTCAGGGGGAATGAATCACCctttaattattgttattaactACTGTTATTTAATAGTTTTGATGAAGTTATGAAGTCACCCTATACTTTTAAACAAGCCAGCAGATCTGTACTATTGtcaaacaacaacatttttacacttgagaagaaagaaaatagaCGCAATTTAACTGATTCTCAGAAAGAAAAATTTTATCTCACCAAACGTTTGAGTGGATTGTGATGTCAGTAGTGTATTGTCAAGAGAGGTAGATGGcctatatatacatatatatgtattgtaaataaaatacatacaattaTATCATTTAAAGCAATCGTAggcaataaatataataaacttGAAGGGCTCATATGGGGCGAATACAATACTGTTGTTTCACACTTCCTTTTAACCTCACAATGATCTTGATGAAACTAAGTATTTACCTCTCTTTCTTTGACTTTACAAGTTCATCTTGTTTCTTTGTAGCCTCCTTAAAATTGTCTGCAGAAAGACAGCAA comes from Triplophysa dalaica isolate WHDGS20190420 chromosome 25, ASM1584641v1, whole genome shotgun sequence and encodes:
- the LOC130415293 gene encoding nuclear GTPase SLIP-GC-like isoform X2 yields the protein MDLKSWMNDLLMSTETIKFITWNVNGLKEQREQKLTELRNSDVVFLQETHIGEVDDHIINRIEDEWHIFYTKYTPSQKGTAILVRKTLDFEFISVEKDNCGGYVVLKCKLKGQLYTLVTVYNHHSDTETLEKLARYLQSMTTGLLVIGGDFNTVLNPFIDKNCNTNKVTHNRTHGKLLSCVKKFMKSLQLVDIWRRKNPVKQNYTFHRGNISSRLDYFFTPEECLWRVTNCDVIDLERPDHQPLFLKINNVSTDTSQKNLQIQSLTRLSHKHLMIEMTASSLVQERELSEVDIVSALHSLQVSDTPRPDGIPVSFYKENIQVIIPYIKMLYNMILSGTFNCSERRFNESVRSPHDNSQQFFNVDYIIIATILARRLEDFLESQSEGRMPKESVTVLVTPKTLHTQTVLDYITEELGRQRESNPNLFQDFRAATSLAGNVVDTSVPCQGCPLTPVLITLALKCYASQLFQGLENPVFYIFKLSVIVCFLPEDQDRVHAIVRNRSDEEYDIVKLHRGNVDRQTDGAESYESDDFMNVSSLPPATCKMSAMYAVVTLQDTDEVMVTPSKWLNADKTQCHWPPFRSTEKLMEAIENRHEPSTAEKTWDMLNIIFHAEDDNFKEATKKQDELVKSKKERPSTSLDNTLLTSQSTQTFGVKRKHDDESSLIKDMVPWKTAKRIMERIKLKVQATQGTDNTTTTIKTHILDAISKMDKDRKKATIGIFGRTGEGKSSLLNAVLGDESLLPSGGFGACTAVIIQVEANLNDSNYIAEIEFISKEEWENEIASPDNGEDNQLTEIFKERIIALYGADAENKTLEELKRDDKYTDIDNVLTTGRKKISRSDPSEFVSCVSHYVEHNVSNSGGCFWPLVKSVTIKIPNCRDLMEHIVLVDIPGTGDCDKIRDDLWKTKIRECTAVWIVSDIKRAVTDRDPWGILDHCIEDLGPGGECKHINFICTKTDDMKTAEYLRSTKLTEAQIPGYGLDLKTKCTLHRNDLAKKSIKQKLGISKSEESKERFIIDVFTVSATAFFDENSHLKPSETEIPKLKYIMINLNKSINQKLNGDYINEAKGVLSLIQSVQLDKDKNMTKVLEDLQKNIEKELKLLDVHFKALHENLSRCLSKGVEESVRLSVKTTQHMLLSVRPKNNKGFHRVFRAMCVRGGSYWPRNWNEPLDLNKCLSKHMYDNITKEFELMFPVDDTDKTVKSMQDKLDKFSIIKSFSPTSPLLHAIQIFIKTQETKLKASLSRYIVEKKKEIYFSVQTTIRRQMAPGYETAGEIIGDGAMQRMENVMIETIEQLKHRMFNEGKVKTLQAFNELKLHVMTTLESELKRSMERMLSQTSKITLMDVSREIQEMEELFKQ